In the Engraulis encrasicolus isolate BLACKSEA-1 chromosome 9, IST_EnEncr_1.0, whole genome shotgun sequence genome, one interval contains:
- the LOC134455665 gene encoding copine-3-like isoform X1 yields MAQQCVSKVELTVSCENLLDRDVTSKSDPLCVLLMNSSSSQWFEVGRTEKVQNCLNPKFAKKFLLDYYFEVVQKIKFGIYDIDNATVDLSDDDFLGEFECTLGQVVSSRKLTRPLVLKNKKPAGKGTITISAEEIKDNRVVNFEAEARKLDNKDFFGKSDPYLEFYRQMDSGWQLAHRTEVVKNNLNPSWRPFKIPLRSLCGEDMDKPIKVECYDYDSDGSHDLIGIFETTLTRLTEASRASPAEFECINSKKLQKKKHYKNSGIVVIKHCEITKEYTFLDYIMGGCQINFTVGVDFTGSNGDPRSPDSLHYISPNGVNEYLSAIWSVGQVIQDYDSDKLFPAFGFGAQIPPNWQVSHEFPLNFNTTSPYCQGIEGVIEAYRVCLPQVRLYGPTNFSPIINHVARFAYDAASQKSASQYYVLLIITDGVITDLDQTRSAIVNASRLPMSIIIVGVGGADFSAMEFLDGDDGRLRAPSGETAARDIVQFVPFRNFQNSPKEALAQSVLAEVPGQLVSYFNMTKLPPPSQPAPPAQE; encoded by the exons ATGGCGCAGCAGTGCGTGTCAAAGGTGGAACTGACGGTGTCCTGTGAGAATCTGCTGGACAGAGATGTCACGTCCAAGTCTGACCCGTTGTGTGTCTTGTTAATGAACTCATCCTCATCGCAGTGGTTCGAG GTGGGCCGCACTGAGAAAGTACAAAACTGCCTCAACCCAAAGTTCGCCAAGAAATTTCTGTTGGACTACTATTTTGAGGTGGTGCAGAAGATTAAGTTTggcatttatgacattgacaacgCAACGGTGGATCTAAGTGACGACGACTTTCTTGGGGAGTTTGAGTGCACACTTGGCCAG GTTGTGTCCAGTAGAAAGCTGACCCGTCCATTGGTTCTGAAGAACAAGAAGCCTGCAGGAAAAGGAACCATCACG ATTTCTGCTGAAGAGATCAAGGATAACAGAGTGGTGAACTTTGAGGCAGAAGCCAGGAAACTTGACAACAAG GATTTCTTCGGAAAGTCAGATCCTTACTTGGAGTTCTACAGACAAATGGACTCGGGATGGCAGCTTGCTCACCGGACagag GTGGTGAAAAATAATCTGAACCCCAGTTGGAGGCCCTTTAAAATCCCCTTAAGGAGTCTGTGTGGGGAAGATATGGACAAACCTATTAAG GTGGAATGTTACGATTATGACAGTGACGGGTCACATGACTTGATCGGGATATTTGAAACGACTCTTACACGCTTGACAGAGGCTTCGCGTGCATCGCCG GCTGAGTTTGAGTGCATAAATTCAAAGAAACTACAGAAGAAGAAGCACTACAAGAACTCTGGCATTGTGGTCATCAAGCACTGTGAG ATTACGAAGGAGTACACATTCCTGGATTACATCATGGGAGGATGTCAGATCAACTTCACG gtgGGTGTGGACTTCACAGGGTCTAACGGTGACCCTCGCTCTCCTGATTCGCTGCACTACATCAGTCCCAACGGGGTCAACGAGTACCTCAGTGCCATCTGGTCTGTCGGCCAAGTCATCCAGGACTACGACAG TGATAAATTGTTTCCTGCATTCGGATTTGGAGCCCAAATTCCACCTAACTGGCAG GTTTCCCATGAGTTCCCTCTGAACTTCAACACCACCAGCCCCTACTGTCAGG gcATTGAAGGAGTAATCGAGGCGTACAGAGTATGTCTTCCTCAAGTGCGTCTTTATGGTCCCACAAACTTCTCCCCGATCATCAACCACGTGGCGAGGTTTGCCTACGATGCTGCCAGCCAGAAATCAGCATCG CAATACTACGTGCTGCTCATCATCACAGATGGCGTGATCACAGATCTGGACCAGACCCGGTCGGCCATCGTGAACGCCTCGCGTCTGCCCATGTCCATCATCATCGTGGGGGTGGGCGGGGCCGACTTCAGCGCCATGGAGTTCCTAGACGGAGATGACGGCCGCTTGCGCGCCCCCAGCGGAGAGACGGCTGCCCGCGACATTGTACAGTTTGTGCCTTTCAGAAACTTCCAGAAT
- the LOC134455665 gene encoding copine-3-like isoform X2, giving the protein MAQQCVSKVELTVSCENLLDRDVTSKSDPLCVLLMNSSSSQWFEVGRTEKVQNCLNPKFAKKFLLDYYFEVVQKIKFGIYDIDNATVDLSDDDFLGEFECTLGQVVSSRKLTRPLVLKNKKPAGKGTITISAEEIKDNRVVNFEAEARKLDNKDFFGKSDPYLEFYRQMDSGWQLAHRTEVVKNNLNPSWRPFKIPLRSLCGEDMDKPIKVECYDYDSDGSHDLIGIFETTLTRLTEASRASPAEFECINSKKLQKKKHYKNSGIVVIKHCEITKEYTFLDYIMGGCQINFTVGVDFTGSNGDPRSPDSLHYISPNGVNEYLSAIWSVGQVIQDYDSDKLFPAFGFGAQIPPNWQVSHEFPLNFNTTSPYCQGIEGVIEAYRVCLPQVRLYGPTNFSPIINHVARFAYDAASQKSASQYYVLLIITDGVITDLDQTRSAIVNASRLPMSIIIVGVGGADFSAMEFLDGDDGRLRAPSGETAARDIVQFVPFRNFQNASKEALAQSVLAELPGQVSAFFKMVNLKPVHDPDAA; this is encoded by the exons ATGGCGCAGCAGTGCGTGTCAAAGGTGGAACTGACGGTGTCCTGTGAGAATCTGCTGGACAGAGATGTCACGTCCAAGTCTGACCCGTTGTGTGTCTTGTTAATGAACTCATCCTCATCGCAGTGGTTCGAG GTGGGCCGCACTGAGAAAGTACAAAACTGCCTCAACCCAAAGTTCGCCAAGAAATTTCTGTTGGACTACTATTTTGAGGTGGTGCAGAAGATTAAGTTTggcatttatgacattgacaacgCAACGGTGGATCTAAGTGACGACGACTTTCTTGGGGAGTTTGAGTGCACACTTGGCCAG GTTGTGTCCAGTAGAAAGCTGACCCGTCCATTGGTTCTGAAGAACAAGAAGCCTGCAGGAAAAGGAACCATCACG ATTTCTGCTGAAGAGATCAAGGATAACAGAGTGGTGAACTTTGAGGCAGAAGCCAGGAAACTTGACAACAAG GATTTCTTCGGAAAGTCAGATCCTTACTTGGAGTTCTACAGACAAATGGACTCGGGATGGCAGCTTGCTCACCGGACagag GTGGTGAAAAATAATCTGAACCCCAGTTGGAGGCCCTTTAAAATCCCCTTAAGGAGTCTGTGTGGGGAAGATATGGACAAACCTATTAAG GTGGAATGTTACGATTATGACAGTGACGGGTCACATGACTTGATCGGGATATTTGAAACGACTCTTACACGCTTGACAGAGGCTTCGCGTGCATCGCCG GCTGAGTTTGAGTGCATAAATTCAAAGAAACTACAGAAGAAGAAGCACTACAAGAACTCTGGCATTGTGGTCATCAAGCACTGTGAG ATTACGAAGGAGTACACATTCCTGGATTACATCATGGGAGGATGTCAGATCAACTTCACG gtgGGTGTGGACTTCACAGGGTCTAACGGTGACCCTCGCTCTCCTGATTCGCTGCACTACATCAGTCCCAACGGGGTCAACGAGTACCTCAGTGCCATCTGGTCTGTCGGCCAAGTCATCCAGGACTACGACAG TGATAAATTGTTTCCTGCATTCGGATTTGGAGCCCAAATTCCACCTAACTGGCAG GTTTCCCATGAGTTCCCTCTGAACTTCAACACCACCAGCCCCTACTGTCAGG gcATTGAAGGAGTAATCGAGGCGTACAGAGTATGTCTTCCTCAAGTGCGTCTTTATGGTCCCACAAACTTCTCCCCGATCATCAACCACGTGGCGAGGTTTGCCTACGATGCTGCCAGCCAGAAATCAGCATCG CAATACTACGTGCTGCTCATCATCACAGATGGCGTGATCACAGATCTGGACCAGACCCGGTCGGCCATCGTGAACGCCTCGCGTCTGCCCATGTCCATCATCATCGTGGGGGTGGGCGGGGCCGACTTCAGCGCCATGGAGTTCCTAGACGGAGATGACGGCCGCTTGCGCGCCCCCAGCGGAGAGACGGCTGCCCGCGACATTGTACAGTTTGTGCCTTTCAGAAACTTCCAGAAT